From the genome of Bubalus bubalis isolate 160015118507 breed Murrah chromosome 2, NDDB_SH_1, whole genome shotgun sequence, one region includes:
- the LOC102412769 gene encoding BOLA class I histocompatibility antigen, alpha chain BL3-7 isoform X4 has translation MRVTEPRTLLLLLSGSLALTETWAGHIHLGHGDPRPKERRPGWQPLPAPGVHSLRYFHILVSRPNLGRDLYQSVGYLDDTQFVRYNSDTANPRVEPRAPWMEQEGPEYWDRQTQIAREHSQDSRSNLKVIVGNHNHSELESHSFLWLSGCDVGPDGRIVRGYEHFAYDGVDYITLNEDMRSWSAAGTVAQIIRRKWEMEGTAELYRAYLETDCVDWLRKYLEKGKETLLRAVPPKTHVTRHPISDREVTLRCWALGFYRAEISLTWQRDGEDQTQDMEIVETRPSGDGTFQKWAALVVPSGEEQRYTCHVQHEGLQEPVTLRWEPPQTLFLTMGIIVGLVFLVLAVAGAVIWRKKRSDGGSYTQTASKYGQEKTGSEALMYLSWLLKCETDGLCGTE, from the exons ATGAGGGTCACCGAGCCGCGAACCCTCCTCCTGCTGCTCTCGGGATCCTTGGCCCTGACCGAGACCTGGGCGG GTCACATTCACCTCGGACATGGGGACCCGCGCCCGAAGGAGCGTCGGCCCGGGTGGCAGCCCCTCCCGGCCCCAGGGGTCCACTCCTTGAGGTACTTCCATATTTTGGTATCGCGTCCTAACCTCGGGAGGGACCTTTATCAATCTGTCGGTTATCTGGACGACACTCAGTTCGTAAGATACAACAGCGACACCGCGAATCCGAGGGTGGAGCCGCGGGCGCCGTGGATGGAGCAGGAGGGGCCAGAGTACTGGGACCGGCAAACCCAGATAGCCAGAGAACATTCGCAGGATTCGCGGTCGAACCTGAAGGTCATCGTTGGCAACCACAACCACAGCGAGTTGG AATCGCACAGCTTCCTTTGGCTGTCTGGCTGCGATGTCGGGCCGGACGGCCGCATTGTCCGAGGGTACGAGCACTTCGCCTACGACGGCGTGGATTACATCACGCTGAACGAGGACATGCGCTCCTGGTCCGCGGCGGGcacggtggctcagatcatccgGCGCAAGTGGGAGATGGAGGGAACAGCGGAACTGTACCGGGCATACCTGGAGACCGACTGCGTGGACTGGCTTCGCAAatacctggagaaggggaaggagacgCTACTGCGCGCAG TTCCTCCGAAGACCCATGTGACCCGACACCCCATCTCTGACCGTGAGGTCACCCTAAggtgctgggccctgggcttCTACCGGGCAGAGATCTCACTGACCTGGCAGCGTGACGGGGAGGACCAGACCCAGGACATGGAGATTGTGGAGACCAGGCCTTCAGGAGATGGAACCTTCCAGAAGTGGGCAGCCCTGGTGGTGCCTTCTGGAGAGGAGCAGAGATACACGTGCCATGTGCAGCATGAGGGGCTTCAGGAGCCCGTCACCCTGAGATGGG AACCTCCTCAGACCCTCTTCCTCACCATGGGCATCATTGTTGGCCTGGTATTCCTCGTATTGGCAGTGGCTGGAGCTGTGATCTGGAGGAAGAAACGCTCAG ATGGAGGGAGCTATACTCAGACTGCAAGTAAGTATGGACAG GAGAAGACAGGATCTGAGGCCCTAATGTATCTCTCATGGCTCCTAAAG tgtGAAACTGATGGCTTGTGTGGAACTGAGTGA
- the LOC102412769 gene encoding BOLA class I histocompatibility antigen, alpha chain BL3-7 isoform X1 has product MRVTEPRTLLLLLSGSLALTETWAGHIHLGHGDPRPKERRPGWQPLPAPGVHSLRYFHILVSRPNLGRDLYQSVGYLDDTQFVRYNSDTANPRVEPRAPWMEQEGPEYWDRQTQIAREHSQDSRSNLKVIVGNHNHSELESHSFLWLSGCDVGPDGRIVRGYEHFAYDGVDYITLNEDMRSWSAAGTVAQIIRRKWEMEGTAELYRAYLETDCVDWLRKYLEKGKETLLRAVPPKTHVTRHPISDREVTLRCWALGFYRAEISLTWQRDGEDQTQDMEIVETRPSGDGTFQKWAALVVPSGEEQRYTCHVQHEGLQEPVTLRWEPPQTLFLTMGIIVGLVFLVLAVAGAVIWRKKRSGLRDSYRTSRLCLPPGLSHDIFYPQMEGAILRLQEKTGSEALMYLSWLLKCETDGLCGTE; this is encoded by the exons ATGAGGGTCACCGAGCCGCGAACCCTCCTCCTGCTGCTCTCGGGATCCTTGGCCCTGACCGAGACCTGGGCGG GTCACATTCACCTCGGACATGGGGACCCGCGCCCGAAGGAGCGTCGGCCCGGGTGGCAGCCCCTCCCGGCCCCAGGGGTCCACTCCTTGAGGTACTTCCATATTTTGGTATCGCGTCCTAACCTCGGGAGGGACCTTTATCAATCTGTCGGTTATCTGGACGACACTCAGTTCGTAAGATACAACAGCGACACCGCGAATCCGAGGGTGGAGCCGCGGGCGCCGTGGATGGAGCAGGAGGGGCCAGAGTACTGGGACCGGCAAACCCAGATAGCCAGAGAACATTCGCAGGATTCGCGGTCGAACCTGAAGGTCATCGTTGGCAACCACAACCACAGCGAGTTGG AATCGCACAGCTTCCTTTGGCTGTCTGGCTGCGATGTCGGGCCGGACGGCCGCATTGTCCGAGGGTACGAGCACTTCGCCTACGACGGCGTGGATTACATCACGCTGAACGAGGACATGCGCTCCTGGTCCGCGGCGGGcacggtggctcagatcatccgGCGCAAGTGGGAGATGGAGGGAACAGCGGAACTGTACCGGGCATACCTGGAGACCGACTGCGTGGACTGGCTTCGCAAatacctggagaaggggaaggagacgCTACTGCGCGCAG TTCCTCCGAAGACCCATGTGACCCGACACCCCATCTCTGACCGTGAGGTCACCCTAAggtgctgggccctgggcttCTACCGGGCAGAGATCTCACTGACCTGGCAGCGTGACGGGGAGGACCAGACCCAGGACATGGAGATTGTGGAGACCAGGCCTTCAGGAGATGGAACCTTCCAGAAGTGGGCAGCCCTGGTGGTGCCTTCTGGAGAGGAGCAGAGATACACGTGCCATGTGCAGCATGAGGGGCTTCAGGAGCCCGTCACCCTGAGATGGG AACCTCCTCAGACCCTCTTCCTCACCATGGGCATCATTGTTGGCCTGGTATTCCTCGTATTGGCAGTGGCTGGAGCTGTGATCTGGAGGAAGAAACGCTCAG GACTAAGGGATTCCTATAGAACCTCAAGGCTCTGCCTCCCCCCAGGCCTCTCACATGATATCTTTTACCCACAGATGGAGGGAGCTATACTCAGACTGCAA GAGAAGACAGGATCTGAGGCCCTAATGTATCTCTCATGGCTCCTAAAG tgtGAAACTGATGGCTTGTGTGGAACTGAGTGA
- the LOC102412769 gene encoding BOLA class I histocompatibility antigen, alpha chain BL3-7 isoform X3 — translation MRVTEPRTLLLLLSGSLALTETWAGHIHLGHGDPRPKERRPGWQPLPAPGVHSLRYFHILVSRPNLGRDLYQSVGYLDDTQFVRYNSDTANPRVEPRAPWMEQEGPEYWDRQTQIAREHSQDSRSNLKVIVGNHNHSELESHSFLWLSGCDVGPDGRIVRGYEHFAYDGVDYITLNEDMRSWSAAGTVAQIIRRKWEMEGTAELYRAYLETDCVDWLRKYLEKGKETLLRAVPPKTHVTRHPISDREVTLRCWALGFYRAEISLTWQRDGEDQTQDMEIVETRPSGDGTFQKWAALVVPSGEEQRYTCHVQHEGLQEPVTLRWEPPQTLFLTMGIIVGLVFLVLAVAGAVIWRKKRSDGGSYTQTASKYGQEKTGSEALMYLSWLLKAAETEAQNNLEQ, via the exons ATGAGGGTCACCGAGCCGCGAACCCTCCTCCTGCTGCTCTCGGGATCCTTGGCCCTGACCGAGACCTGGGCGG GTCACATTCACCTCGGACATGGGGACCCGCGCCCGAAGGAGCGTCGGCCCGGGTGGCAGCCCCTCCCGGCCCCAGGGGTCCACTCCTTGAGGTACTTCCATATTTTGGTATCGCGTCCTAACCTCGGGAGGGACCTTTATCAATCTGTCGGTTATCTGGACGACACTCAGTTCGTAAGATACAACAGCGACACCGCGAATCCGAGGGTGGAGCCGCGGGCGCCGTGGATGGAGCAGGAGGGGCCAGAGTACTGGGACCGGCAAACCCAGATAGCCAGAGAACATTCGCAGGATTCGCGGTCGAACCTGAAGGTCATCGTTGGCAACCACAACCACAGCGAGTTGG AATCGCACAGCTTCCTTTGGCTGTCTGGCTGCGATGTCGGGCCGGACGGCCGCATTGTCCGAGGGTACGAGCACTTCGCCTACGACGGCGTGGATTACATCACGCTGAACGAGGACATGCGCTCCTGGTCCGCGGCGGGcacggtggctcagatcatccgGCGCAAGTGGGAGATGGAGGGAACAGCGGAACTGTACCGGGCATACCTGGAGACCGACTGCGTGGACTGGCTTCGCAAatacctggagaaggggaaggagacgCTACTGCGCGCAG TTCCTCCGAAGACCCATGTGACCCGACACCCCATCTCTGACCGTGAGGTCACCCTAAggtgctgggccctgggcttCTACCGGGCAGAGATCTCACTGACCTGGCAGCGTGACGGGGAGGACCAGACCCAGGACATGGAGATTGTGGAGACCAGGCCTTCAGGAGATGGAACCTTCCAGAAGTGGGCAGCCCTGGTGGTGCCTTCTGGAGAGGAGCAGAGATACACGTGCCATGTGCAGCATGAGGGGCTTCAGGAGCCCGTCACCCTGAGATGGG AACCTCCTCAGACCCTCTTCCTCACCATGGGCATCATTGTTGGCCTGGTATTCCTCGTATTGGCAGTGGCTGGAGCTGTGATCTGGAGGAAGAAACGCTCAG ATGGAGGGAGCTATACTCAGACTGCAAGTAAGTATGGACAG GAGAAGACAGGATCTGAGGCCCTAATGTATCTCTCATGGCTCCTAAAG
- the LOC102412769 gene encoding BOLA class I histocompatibility antigen, alpha chain BL3-7 isoform X2: MRVTEPRTLLLLLSGSLALTETWAGHIHLGHGDPRPKERRPGWQPLPAPGVHSLRYFHILVSRPNLGRDLYQSVGYLDDTQFVRYNSDTANPRVEPRAPWMEQEGPEYWDRQTQIAREHSQDSRSNLKVIVGNHNHSELESHSFLWLSGCDVGPDGRIVRGYEHFAYDGVDYITLNEDMRSWSAAGTVAQIIRRKWEMEGTAELYRAYLETDCVDWLRKYLEKGKETLLRAVPPKTHVTRHPISDREVTLRCWALGFYRAEISLTWQRDGEDQTQDMEIVETRPSGDGTFQKWAALVVPSGEEQRYTCHVQHEGLQEPVTLRWEPPQTLFLTMGIIVGLVFLVLAVAGAVIWRKKRSGLRDSYRTSRLCLPPGLSHDIFYPQMEGAILRLQVSMDRRRQDLRP; this comes from the exons ATGAGGGTCACCGAGCCGCGAACCCTCCTCCTGCTGCTCTCGGGATCCTTGGCCCTGACCGAGACCTGGGCGG GTCACATTCACCTCGGACATGGGGACCCGCGCCCGAAGGAGCGTCGGCCCGGGTGGCAGCCCCTCCCGGCCCCAGGGGTCCACTCCTTGAGGTACTTCCATATTTTGGTATCGCGTCCTAACCTCGGGAGGGACCTTTATCAATCTGTCGGTTATCTGGACGACACTCAGTTCGTAAGATACAACAGCGACACCGCGAATCCGAGGGTGGAGCCGCGGGCGCCGTGGATGGAGCAGGAGGGGCCAGAGTACTGGGACCGGCAAACCCAGATAGCCAGAGAACATTCGCAGGATTCGCGGTCGAACCTGAAGGTCATCGTTGGCAACCACAACCACAGCGAGTTGG AATCGCACAGCTTCCTTTGGCTGTCTGGCTGCGATGTCGGGCCGGACGGCCGCATTGTCCGAGGGTACGAGCACTTCGCCTACGACGGCGTGGATTACATCACGCTGAACGAGGACATGCGCTCCTGGTCCGCGGCGGGcacggtggctcagatcatccgGCGCAAGTGGGAGATGGAGGGAACAGCGGAACTGTACCGGGCATACCTGGAGACCGACTGCGTGGACTGGCTTCGCAAatacctggagaaggggaaggagacgCTACTGCGCGCAG TTCCTCCGAAGACCCATGTGACCCGACACCCCATCTCTGACCGTGAGGTCACCCTAAggtgctgggccctgggcttCTACCGGGCAGAGATCTCACTGACCTGGCAGCGTGACGGGGAGGACCAGACCCAGGACATGGAGATTGTGGAGACCAGGCCTTCAGGAGATGGAACCTTCCAGAAGTGGGCAGCCCTGGTGGTGCCTTCTGGAGAGGAGCAGAGATACACGTGCCATGTGCAGCATGAGGGGCTTCAGGAGCCCGTCACCCTGAGATGGG AACCTCCTCAGACCCTCTTCCTCACCATGGGCATCATTGTTGGCCTGGTATTCCTCGTATTGGCAGTGGCTGGAGCTGTGATCTGGAGGAAGAAACGCTCAG GACTAAGGGATTCCTATAGAACCTCAAGGCTCTGCCTCCCCCCAGGCCTCTCACATGATATCTTTTACCCACAGATGGAGGGAGCTATACTCAGACTGCAAGTAAGTATGGACAG GAGAAGACAGGATCTGAGGCCCTAA
- the LOC102412769 gene encoding BOLA class I histocompatibility antigen, alpha chain BL3-7 isoform X5: protein MRVTEPRTLLLLLSGSLALTETWAGHIHLGHGDPRPKERRPGWQPLPAPGVHSLRYFHILVSRPNLGRDLYQSVGYLDDTQFVRYNSDTANPRVEPRAPWMEQEGPEYWDRQTQIAREHSQDSRSNLKVIVGNHNHSELESHSFLWLSGCDVGPDGRIVRGYEHFAYDGVDYITLNEDMRSWSAAGTVAQIIRRKWEMEGTAELYRAYLETDCVDWLRKYLEKGKETLLRAVPPKTHVTRHPISDREVTLRCWALGFYRAEISLTWQRDGEDQTQDMEIVETRPSGDGTFQKWAALVVPSGEEQRYTCHVQHEGLQEPVTLRWEPPQTLFLTMGIIVGLVFLVLAVAGAVIWRKKRSDGGSYTQTAREDRI from the exons ATGAGGGTCACCGAGCCGCGAACCCTCCTCCTGCTGCTCTCGGGATCCTTGGCCCTGACCGAGACCTGGGCGG GTCACATTCACCTCGGACATGGGGACCCGCGCCCGAAGGAGCGTCGGCCCGGGTGGCAGCCCCTCCCGGCCCCAGGGGTCCACTCCTTGAGGTACTTCCATATTTTGGTATCGCGTCCTAACCTCGGGAGGGACCTTTATCAATCTGTCGGTTATCTGGACGACACTCAGTTCGTAAGATACAACAGCGACACCGCGAATCCGAGGGTGGAGCCGCGGGCGCCGTGGATGGAGCAGGAGGGGCCAGAGTACTGGGACCGGCAAACCCAGATAGCCAGAGAACATTCGCAGGATTCGCGGTCGAACCTGAAGGTCATCGTTGGCAACCACAACCACAGCGAGTTGG AATCGCACAGCTTCCTTTGGCTGTCTGGCTGCGATGTCGGGCCGGACGGCCGCATTGTCCGAGGGTACGAGCACTTCGCCTACGACGGCGTGGATTACATCACGCTGAACGAGGACATGCGCTCCTGGTCCGCGGCGGGcacggtggctcagatcatccgGCGCAAGTGGGAGATGGAGGGAACAGCGGAACTGTACCGGGCATACCTGGAGACCGACTGCGTGGACTGGCTTCGCAAatacctggagaaggggaaggagacgCTACTGCGCGCAG TTCCTCCGAAGACCCATGTGACCCGACACCCCATCTCTGACCGTGAGGTCACCCTAAggtgctgggccctgggcttCTACCGGGCAGAGATCTCACTGACCTGGCAGCGTGACGGGGAGGACCAGACCCAGGACATGGAGATTGTGGAGACCAGGCCTTCAGGAGATGGAACCTTCCAGAAGTGGGCAGCCCTGGTGGTGCCTTCTGGAGAGGAGCAGAGATACACGTGCCATGTGCAGCATGAGGGGCTTCAGGAGCCCGTCACCCTGAGATGGG AACCTCCTCAGACCCTCTTCCTCACCATGGGCATCATTGTTGGCCTGGTATTCCTCGTATTGGCAGTGGCTGGAGCTGTGATCTGGAGGAAGAAACGCTCAG ATGGAGGGAGCTATACTCAGACTGCAA GAGAAGACAGGATCTGA
- the LOC102412769 gene encoding BOLA class I histocompatibility antigen, alpha chain BL3-7 isoform X7, with product MRVTEPRTLLLLLSGSLALTETWAGHIHLGHGDPRPKERRPGWQPLPAPGVHSLRYFHILVSRPNLGRDLYQSVGYLDDTQFVRYNSDTANPRVEPRAPWMEQEGPEYWDRQTQIAREHSQDSRSNLKVIVGNHNHSELESHSFLWLSGCDVGPDGRIVRGYEHFAYDGVDYITLNEDMRSWSAAGTVAQIIRRKWEMEGTAELYRAYLETDCVDWLRKYLEKGKETLLRAVPPKTHVTRHPISDREVTLRCWALGFYRAEISLTWQRDGEDQTQDMEIVETRPSGDGTFQKWAALVVPSGEEQRYTCHVQHEGLQEPVTLRWEPPQTLFLTMGIIVGLVFLVLAVAGAVIWRKKRSGEDRI from the exons ATGAGGGTCACCGAGCCGCGAACCCTCCTCCTGCTGCTCTCGGGATCCTTGGCCCTGACCGAGACCTGGGCGG GTCACATTCACCTCGGACATGGGGACCCGCGCCCGAAGGAGCGTCGGCCCGGGTGGCAGCCCCTCCCGGCCCCAGGGGTCCACTCCTTGAGGTACTTCCATATTTTGGTATCGCGTCCTAACCTCGGGAGGGACCTTTATCAATCTGTCGGTTATCTGGACGACACTCAGTTCGTAAGATACAACAGCGACACCGCGAATCCGAGGGTGGAGCCGCGGGCGCCGTGGATGGAGCAGGAGGGGCCAGAGTACTGGGACCGGCAAACCCAGATAGCCAGAGAACATTCGCAGGATTCGCGGTCGAACCTGAAGGTCATCGTTGGCAACCACAACCACAGCGAGTTGG AATCGCACAGCTTCCTTTGGCTGTCTGGCTGCGATGTCGGGCCGGACGGCCGCATTGTCCGAGGGTACGAGCACTTCGCCTACGACGGCGTGGATTACATCACGCTGAACGAGGACATGCGCTCCTGGTCCGCGGCGGGcacggtggctcagatcatccgGCGCAAGTGGGAGATGGAGGGAACAGCGGAACTGTACCGGGCATACCTGGAGACCGACTGCGTGGACTGGCTTCGCAAatacctggagaaggggaaggagacgCTACTGCGCGCAG TTCCTCCGAAGACCCATGTGACCCGACACCCCATCTCTGACCGTGAGGTCACCCTAAggtgctgggccctgggcttCTACCGGGCAGAGATCTCACTGACCTGGCAGCGTGACGGGGAGGACCAGACCCAGGACATGGAGATTGTGGAGACCAGGCCTTCAGGAGATGGAACCTTCCAGAAGTGGGCAGCCCTGGTGGTGCCTTCTGGAGAGGAGCAGAGATACACGTGCCATGTGCAGCATGAGGGGCTTCAGGAGCCCGTCACCCTGAGATGGG AACCTCCTCAGACCCTCTTCCTCACCATGGGCATCATTGTTGGCCTGGTATTCCTCGTATTGGCAGTGGCTGGAGCTGTGATCTGGAGGAAGAAACGCTCAG GAGAAGACAGGATCTGA
- the LOC102412769 gene encoding class I histocompatibility antigen, Gogo-B*0103 alpha chain isoform X8, producing the protein MRVTEPRTLLLLLSGSLALTETWAGHIHLGHGDPRPKERRPGWQPLPAPGVHSLRYFHILVSRPNLGRDLYQSVGYLDDTQFVRYNSDTANPRVEPRAPWMEQEGPEYWDRQTQIAREHSQDSRSNLKVIVGNHNHSELESHSFLWLSGCDVGPDGRIVRGYEHFAYDGVDYITLNEDMRSWSAAGTVAQIIRRKWEMEGTAELYRAYLETDCVDWLRKYLEKGKETLLRAVPPKTHVTRHPISDREVTLRCWALGFYRAEISLTWQRDGEDQTQDMEIVETRPSGDGTFQKWAALVVPSGEEQRYTCHVQHEGLQEPVTLRWGEDRI; encoded by the exons ATGAGGGTCACCGAGCCGCGAACCCTCCTCCTGCTGCTCTCGGGATCCTTGGCCCTGACCGAGACCTGGGCGG GTCACATTCACCTCGGACATGGGGACCCGCGCCCGAAGGAGCGTCGGCCCGGGTGGCAGCCCCTCCCGGCCCCAGGGGTCCACTCCTTGAGGTACTTCCATATTTTGGTATCGCGTCCTAACCTCGGGAGGGACCTTTATCAATCTGTCGGTTATCTGGACGACACTCAGTTCGTAAGATACAACAGCGACACCGCGAATCCGAGGGTGGAGCCGCGGGCGCCGTGGATGGAGCAGGAGGGGCCAGAGTACTGGGACCGGCAAACCCAGATAGCCAGAGAACATTCGCAGGATTCGCGGTCGAACCTGAAGGTCATCGTTGGCAACCACAACCACAGCGAGTTGG AATCGCACAGCTTCCTTTGGCTGTCTGGCTGCGATGTCGGGCCGGACGGCCGCATTGTCCGAGGGTACGAGCACTTCGCCTACGACGGCGTGGATTACATCACGCTGAACGAGGACATGCGCTCCTGGTCCGCGGCGGGcacggtggctcagatcatccgGCGCAAGTGGGAGATGGAGGGAACAGCGGAACTGTACCGGGCATACCTGGAGACCGACTGCGTGGACTGGCTTCGCAAatacctggagaaggggaaggagacgCTACTGCGCGCAG TTCCTCCGAAGACCCATGTGACCCGACACCCCATCTCTGACCGTGAGGTCACCCTAAggtgctgggccctgggcttCTACCGGGCAGAGATCTCACTGACCTGGCAGCGTGACGGGGAGGACCAGACCCAGGACATGGAGATTGTGGAGACCAGGCCTTCAGGAGATGGAACCTTCCAGAAGTGGGCAGCCCTGGTGGTGCCTTCTGGAGAGGAGCAGAGATACACGTGCCATGTGCAGCATGAGGGGCTTCAGGAGCCCGTCACCCTGAGATGGG GAGAAGACAGGATCTGA
- the LOC102412769 gene encoding BOLA class I histocompatibility antigen, alpha chain BL3-7 isoform X6 codes for MRVTEPRTLLLLLSGSLALTETWAGHIHLGHGDPRPKERRPGWQPLPAPGVHSLRYFHILVSRPNLGRDLYQSVGYLDDTQFVRYNSDTANPRVEPRAPWMEQEGPEYWDRQTQIAREHSQDSRSNLKVIVGNHNHSELESHSFLWLSGCDVGPDGRIVRGYEHFAYDGVDYITLNEDMRSWSAAGTVAQIIRRKWEMEGTAELYRAYLETDCVDWLRKYLEKGKETLLRAVPPKTHVTRHPISDREVTLRCWALGFYRAEISLTWQRDGEDQTQDMEIVETRPSGDGTFQKWAALVVPSGEEQRYTCHVQHEGLQEPVTLRWEPPQTLFLTMGIIVGLVFLVLAVAGAVIWRKKRSGGRDRGSEQS; via the exons ATGAGGGTCACCGAGCCGCGAACCCTCCTCCTGCTGCTCTCGGGATCCTTGGCCCTGACCGAGACCTGGGCGG GTCACATTCACCTCGGACATGGGGACCCGCGCCCGAAGGAGCGTCGGCCCGGGTGGCAGCCCCTCCCGGCCCCAGGGGTCCACTCCTTGAGGTACTTCCATATTTTGGTATCGCGTCCTAACCTCGGGAGGGACCTTTATCAATCTGTCGGTTATCTGGACGACACTCAGTTCGTAAGATACAACAGCGACACCGCGAATCCGAGGGTGGAGCCGCGGGCGCCGTGGATGGAGCAGGAGGGGCCAGAGTACTGGGACCGGCAAACCCAGATAGCCAGAGAACATTCGCAGGATTCGCGGTCGAACCTGAAGGTCATCGTTGGCAACCACAACCACAGCGAGTTGG AATCGCACAGCTTCCTTTGGCTGTCTGGCTGCGATGTCGGGCCGGACGGCCGCATTGTCCGAGGGTACGAGCACTTCGCCTACGACGGCGTGGATTACATCACGCTGAACGAGGACATGCGCTCCTGGTCCGCGGCGGGcacggtggctcagatcatccgGCGCAAGTGGGAGATGGAGGGAACAGCGGAACTGTACCGGGCATACCTGGAGACCGACTGCGTGGACTGGCTTCGCAAatacctggagaaggggaaggagacgCTACTGCGCGCAG TTCCTCCGAAGACCCATGTGACCCGACACCCCATCTCTGACCGTGAGGTCACCCTAAggtgctgggccctgggcttCTACCGGGCAGAGATCTCACTGACCTGGCAGCGTGACGGGGAGGACCAGACCCAGGACATGGAGATTGTGGAGACCAGGCCTTCAGGAGATGGAACCTTCCAGAAGTGGGCAGCCCTGGTGGTGCCTTCTGGAGAGGAGCAGAGATACACGTGCCATGTGCAGCATGAGGGGCTTCAGGAGCCCGTCACCCTGAGATGGG AACCTCCTCAGACCCTCTTCCTCACCATGGGCATCATTGTTGGCCTGGTATTCCTCGTATTGGCAGTGGCTGGAGCTGTGATCTGGAGGAAGAAACGCTCAG
- the MCCD1 gene encoding mitochondrial coiled-coil domain protein 1: protein MVLPLAWLSQCCRHLLLPSWAPILQGSWRCCSQGPRSTAETSSTHNRKMSPYREHQPRPTAELAQAEELLEQQLELYQALVEGQEGAWEAQALVLKTQKLKEQMRRHREPGRSHLSLPSVAPSPSSPENCTPPSPALGSATSQPLPGPKKTEETATKGLETG, encoded by the exons ATGGTCCTCCCTCTGGCCTGGCTCTCCCAATGCTGCCGTCACCTCCTCCTGCCATCCTGGGCCCCCATACTCCAGGGCTCCTGGAGGTGCTGCTCCCAGGGTCCCAGAAGCACAGCAGAGACGAGCTCCACACACAATAGAAAGATGTCACCTTACAGG GAGCACCAGCCCCGCCCCACAGCTGAGCTGGCCCAGGCGGAGGAGCTGCTGGAGCAGCAGCTGGAGCTGTACCAGGCCCTGGTGGAAGGGCAAGAGggggcctgggaagcccaggccctGGTGCTCAAGACACAGAAGCTAAAGGAACAGATGCGGAGACACAGAGAGCCTGGGAGAAGTCACCTAAGCCTTCCATCAGTGGCCCCTTCACCATCCAGCCCTGAAAACTGCACGccaccctccccagcccttgGATCAGCAACATCCCAGCCTCTCCCAGGCcctaagaaaacagaagaaactgcCACAAAAGGGCTAGAAACTGGATAG